In Vigna unguiculata cultivar IT97K-499-35 chromosome 3, ASM411807v1, whole genome shotgun sequence, a single genomic region encodes these proteins:
- the LOC114179460 gene encoding expansin-like B1 — translation MALSLLCPLLATFLFMQTLADTSFLQSRAAYYPNSAENGTDVGACGFGSFGATVNGGDVSAASDLYRNGVGCGACYQVRCSNSAYCSGNGVTIVITDQGSSANTDFILSQRAFGGMAINKDAAASLLALGIVDIEYRRVSCSYPGKNITVKIHQSSNNPHYLAFVLWFQQGSRDITAVQLCETENFVCKLLDRSHGAVWTTTAPPSGPLALRMLFSDEEEGDESWVVPVNNIPQDWKAEETYDLGVQVNQ, via the exons ATGGCTCTTTCTCTTTTGTGTCCTCTTCTTGCCACCTTTCTTTTCATGCAAACTCTGGCAGATACTTCCTTCCTTCAATCTCGTGCAGCATATTACCCAAACTCTGCAGAAAATGGCACAGAtg TTGGTGCATGTGGATTTGGTTCCTTTGGTGCCACTGTTAATGGTGGGGATGTATCAGCTGCTTCTGATCTTTATCGAAATGGTGTTGGCTGCGGTGCCTGTTACCAG GTGAGATGTAGCAATAGTGCTTATTGCTCAGGAAATGGTGTGACGATAGTAATAACTGACCAAGGTTCTAGTGCTAACACTGATTTCATTCTTAGCCAACGAGCTTTTGGTGGGATGGCTATCAACAAGGATGCAGCTGCTTCTCTATTAGCTCTTGGCATAGTTGATATTGAATATAGAAG GGTTTCATGCAGCTACCCAGGCAAAAACATTACAGTTAAGATACATCAGAGTAGCAACAACCCTCACTATTTGGCTTTTGTCTTATGGTTTCAACAAGGAAGTAGAGACATAACTGCTGTGCAACTTTGTGAG ACTGAGAACTTTGTGTGCAAGTTACTGGATCGGAGTCATGGGGCAGTATGGACCACCACCGCGCCACCAAGTGGACCTTTGGCTTTGAGGATGTTGTTTAGTGATGAAGAAGAGGGAGACGAATCATGGGTCGTTCCGGTTAATAACATTCCACAAGACTGGAAGGCCGAAGAAACCTACGACTTAGGTGTACAAGTGAACCAATAG
- the LOC114179459 gene encoding pentatricopeptide repeat-containing protein At3g29230-like, translating to MAVRGKQEQVLFAALESWKEVQELSQLLVQLVVSGLSQHPLFATSAIKKLCSHSHTLPRATSFFDHLHHPDAFHCNTIIRAYTRLPDFPAALSFYYHRMLARSVLPNHYTFPLLIKLCTDIGSLREGLKDHARIIKFGFGHDLFARNSLIRMYSVFGRVTLARMLFNECSRLDLVSYNSMVDGYVKNGEIGAARQLFDEMPERDVLSWNCMIAGYVGVGDLDTANELFETMPERDVISWNCMIDGCAKVGNVSLAVEFFNRMPASVKNVVSWNSMLAMHARVKNYDECLRLFGRMMEGRELMPNEATLVSVLTACASLGRLGIGTWVHSFIRSNNIKSDVLLSTCLLTMYAKCGAMDLARDVFHEMPVRSVVSWNSMIMGYGLHGNGDKALELFLEMEKEGMQPNDATFISVLSACTHAGMVMEGWWYFDLMRRVYKIEPKVEHYGCMVDLLARAGLVENSEELIRKVPLKAGSAIWGALLSGCTNHFDSELGEIVAKRLIKLEPQDIGPYILLSNMYAAQGRWDDVEHVRLMIKEKGLQKAAASSLVHLEDFDSKYFVKNNSGYRKRIMYSMLSELGTQMKLSVGHSIKEDNIIPS from the coding sequence ATGGCAGTTAGGGGGAAACAGGAGCAAGTGCTGTTTGCGGCACTGGAGTCATGGAAGGAGGTGCAGGAGTTGAGCCAGCTTTTGGTCCAACTGGTCGTTTCTGGCCTCTCCCAACACCCTCTCTTCGCCACCTCAGCCATCAAGAAACTGTGTTCCCATTCCCACACTCTCCCACGCGCCACTTCCTTTTTCGACCATCTCCACCACCCCGATGCGTTTCACTGCAACACCATCATCCGCGCCTACACTCGTTTGCCCGATTTCCCTGCTGCTCTCAGCTTCTACTACCACAGAATGCTCGCCCGTTCCGTCCTTCCCAACCACTACACGTTCCCCCTCTTGATCAAACTTTGTACCGACATTGGTTCGCTCCGAGAAGGGCTGAAGGATCATGCCCGGATTATTAAATTCGGCTTCGGGCATGATTTGTTCGCCCGGAATTCGCTGATTCGGATGTACTCTGTTTTTGGCAGAGTAACACTTGCCCGGATGCTGTTTAACGAATGTTCTAGGTTGGATTTGGTTAGTTATAACTCCATGGTTGATGGATATGTGAAGAATGGGGAAATTGGTGCCGCTCGCCAgttgtttgatgaaatgcctGAGAGGGATGTTTTAAGTTGGAATTGCATGATTGCGGGGTATGTGGGGGTTGGAGATTTGGATACTGCTAATGAGCTGTTTGAGACAATGCCTGAGAGGGATGTTATTTCTTGGAATTGCATGATTGATGGGTGTGCCAAGGTTGGGAATGTTTCTCTGGCTGTTGAGTTTTTCAATCGGATGCCTGCGTCTGTTAAGAATGTGGTTTCGTGGAATTCCATGTTGGCGATGCATGCACGTGTGAAGAATTATGATGAGTGTTTGAGGCTGTTTGGGAGAATGATGGAAGGAAGAGAGTTAATGCCGAATGAGGCTACCTTAGTGAGTGTGCTCACGGCATGTGCGAGTTTAGGGAGGCTTGGTATTGGCACGTGGGTTCATTCTTTTATCAGAAGTAACAACATTAAGTCTGATGTCTTGCTTTCTACATGTCTGCTGACAATGTATGCAAAATGCGGGGCTATGGATTTGGCCAGGGATGTTTTTCATGAGATGCCGGTCAGAAGCGTTGTGTCATGGAACTCTATGATCATGGGGTATGGATTGCATGGGAATGGGGACAAAGCTCTTGAACTGTTCTTGGAGATGGAGAAGGAGGGTATGCAACCAAATGATGCCACTTTTATCAGTGTGTTATCTGCATGTACGCATGCCGGAATGGTCATGGAGGGTTGGTGGTACTTTGATCTTATGCGTCGAGTTTACAAAATTGAGCCCAAGGTTGAACATTATGGTTGCATGGTTGATCTTCTGGCTCGAGCTGGTTTGGTGGAAAATTCAGAAGAGCTTATAAGGAAGGTGCCTTTGAAGGCTGGATCTGCAATATGGGGAGCTCTACTGTCTGGTTGTACGAACCACTTTGACTCGGAGCTTGGAGAGATTGTAGCTAAGAGACTCATTAAGTTGGAGCCACAGGATATTGGCCCTTATATTTTGCTTTCAAATATGTATGCTGCTCAAGGGAGATGGGATGACGTTGAACATGTAAGATTGATGATAAAAGAGAAGGGGTTACAGAAAGCAGCAGCATCCAGCTTGGTTCATCTCGAAGACTTTgattctaaatattttgttaagaaTAATTCAGGCTATAGGAAAAGGATTATGTACTCGATGTTGAGTGAATTAGGAACGCAGATGAAATTATCCGTTGGGCACTCAATTAAGGAAGATAATATCATACCTAGTTAA
- the LOC114176554 gene encoding ras-related protein RABH1b-like: MAPVSALAKYKLVFLGDQSVGKTSIITRFMYDKFDNTYQATIGIDFLSKTMYLEDRTVRLQLWDTAGQERFRSLIPSYIRDSSVAVIVYDVASRQTFLNTPKWIEEVRSERGSDVIVVLVGNKTDLVDKRQVSTEEGEAKSRELNVMFIEASAKAGFNIKALFRKIAAALPGMETLSTTKQEDMVDVNLRSSGNHDSQSESDGCAC; encoded by the exons ATGGCGCCAGTATCGGCTCTCGCAAAGTACAAGCTAGTGTTCTTGGGCGATCAGTCCGTTGGGAAAACCAGCATTATCACTCGCTTCATGTACGACAAATTCGACAACACGTATCAG GCTACAATCGGTATTGACTTCCTGTCAAAAACTATGTATCTTGAAGATCGAACTGTTAGACTGCAGTTGTG GGATACAGCTGGACAGGAAAGATTTAGAAGTCTTATTCCAAGCTACATTAGGGATTCATCTGTTGCTGTTATTGTTTATGACGTTGCAA GTCGCCAGACTTTCCTAAACACACCAAAGTGGATAGAAGAGGTGCGCAGTGAAAGAGGCAGCGACGTTATTGTTGTTCTTGTTGGGAACAAAACTGATCTTGTGGACAAAAG GCAAGTGTCTACGGAGGAGGGGGAAGCAAAGTCCCGAGAGCTGAACGTTATGTTTATTGAAGCTAGTGCAAAAGCGGGCTTCAATATAAAG GCCCTCTTTCGAAAAATTGCTGCTGCATTACCCGGAATGGAGACACTATCTACCACAAAACAGGAAGATATGGTCGACGTGAACCTGAGGTCTTCTGGTAACCATGATTCCCAATCTGAGTCGGATGGATGTGCTTGCTAA
- the LOC114179505 gene encoding putative invertase inhibitor, with protein MMFQPFLLLFSFTLFSLFITTLSLGTTSSTWRVPKDIIEQTCEICANQSIILSYGLCSSSLPVVPVSHSANLEGLALVAMELALENASSTLATIEKLLDSTSVGSFALGALTDCLELYSDAAWTIVNSVGVFLSGNYDVTRMWMSSVMEAASTCQQGFTERGEVSPLTQENYNLFQLCGIALCIIHLANPMQILN; from the coding sequence ATGATGTTTCAGCCATTTTTACTGCTTTTCTCTTTCACCCTTTTTTCCTTGTTTATCACCACACTCTCCCTTGGAACAACAAGCTCCACCTGGAGAGTACCCAAGGACATAATCGAGCAAACCTGCGAAATATGTGCGAACCAATCTATCATCTTGAGCTACGGCCTATGCTCAAGTTCTCTTCCGGTAGTTCCGGTGAGTCACTCCGCAAATCTTGAAGGGTTGGCGTTGGTTGCAATGGAGCTAGCACTGGAGAATGCGAGTAGCACGTTGGCAACAATAGAGAAGCTATTGGATAGCACAAGCGTTGGTAGCTTTGCTTTGGGGGCCTTAACAGATTGCTTGGAACTTTACTCAGATGCAGCATGGACAATAGTGAACTCGGTCGGGGTTTTCTTGTCGGGGAATTATGATGTAACTAGGATGTGGATGAGTTCAGTTATGGAAGCAGCATCGACGTGCCAGCAAGGTTTTACAGAGAGAGGTGAAGTTTCTCCTCTGACACAGGAGAATTATAATCTCTTTCAGTTATGTGGGATTGCGCTTTGCATTATCCATTTGGCAAACCCTATGCAGATTCTAAATTGA